One genomic segment of Equus przewalskii isolate Varuska chromosome 13, EquPr2, whole genome shotgun sequence includes these proteins:
- the STING1 gene encoding stimulator of interferon genes protein isoform X1, translating to MPRLSPRGVSKSSLWVESWGRCPARASVLEQESEGSTAVDFLVPTDASLQPAPVHPTAQGSQGPEGSLGPAECLPGSPLGARGAARPHSPLAGTPPGLTAAGAAVEACLQSGGRAVPHPLQVPEQLLEGCAGLPGLPHPRWDPAVTVLLFLLLPPKQKWPVLHLDACPPGPLTGTEHPPGLPGLRARIQVYNQLHNNVLCGAGSHRLHILFPLDCGVPDDLSVADPNICFLHELPQQSADRAGIKGRVYTNSVYRLLENGQPAGACVLEYATPLQTLFAMSQDGRAGFSREDRLAQAKLFCRTLQDILADAPECQNNCRLIVYQEPADGSSFSLSQEILQHLRQEEREVTVGSAETSVVATSSTLSQDPQLLISGMEQPLPLRSDVF from the exons ATGCCCAGGCTGTCCCCTAGGGGTGTCTCCAAGAGCAGCCTCTGGGTAGAGAGCTGGGGGAGGTGCCCAGCCAGGGCCTCAGTTCTGGAGCAGGAGAGTGAGGGGAGCACAGCCGTGGATTTCTTGGTACCCACAGATGCCTCACTCCAGCCTGCACCCGTCCATCCCACAGCCCAGGGGTCACAGGGCCCAGAAGGCAGCCTTGGTCCTGCTGAGTGCCTGCCTGGCAGCCCTCTGGGGGCTAGGGGAGCCGCCAGACCACATTCTCCACTGGCTGGTACTCCACCTGGCCTCACTGCAGCTGGGGCTGCTGTTGAAGCGTGCCTGCAGTCTGGCGGAAGAGCTGTGCCACATCCACTCCAG GTACCAGAGCAGCTACTGGAGGGCTGTGCAGGCCTGCCTGGGCTGCCCCATCCGCGGTGGGACCCTGCTGTTACTGTCCTGCTATTTCTACTACTCCCTCCCAAACAAAAATGGCCTGTCCTTCATTTGGATGCTTGCCCTCCTGGGCCTCTCACAGGCACTGAACATCCTCCTGGGCTTCCAG GGCTCCGGGCCCGGATCCAAGTTTACAATCAGCTCCACAACAACGTACTATGCGGCGCAGGGAGCCATCGGCTGCACATCCTCTTCCCATTGGATTGTGGGGTGCCTGACGACCTGAGTGTGGCTGACCCCAACATTTGCTTCCTGCATGAGCTGCCCCAGCAAAGTGCTGACCGTGCTGGCATCAAGGGTCGGGTTTACACCAACAGTGTCTATCGGCTTCTGGAGAACGGGCAGCCG GCAGGCGCCTGTGTCCTGGAGTATGCCACCCCCTTGCAGACCCTGTTTGCCATGTCACAGGATGGCCGAGCTGGCTTTAGCCGGGAAGATCGGCTTGCGCAGGCCAAACTCTTCTGCCGGACACTTCAAGACATCCTGGCAGATGCCCCTGAGTGTCAGAACAACTGTCGCCTCATTGTCTACCAGG AACCTGCAGATGGAAGCAGCTTCTCCCTGTCACAGGAGATTCTCCAGCACCTGcggcaggaggaaagggaggttACTGTGGGCAGCGCGGAGACCTCGGTGGTGGCCACTTCCTCCACTCTGTCCCAAGACCCCCAGCTCCTCATCAGTGGCATGGAACAGCCTCTCCCACTCCGCTCGGATGTCTTCTGA
- the STING1 gene encoding stimulator of interferon genes protein isoform X2 produces MPHSSLHPSIPQPRGHRAQKAALVLLSACLAALWGLGEPPDHILHWLVLHLASLQLGLLLKRACSLAEELCHIHSRYQSSYWRAVQACLGCPIRGGTLLLLSCYFYYSLPNKNGLSFIWMLALLGLSQALNILLGFQGLAPAEVSVICEENNFNVAHGLAWSYYTGYLRLILPGLRARIQVYNQLHNNVLCGAGSHRLHILFPLDCGVPDDLSVADPNICFLHELPQQSADRAGIKGRVYTNSVYRLLENGQPAGACVLEYATPLQTLFAMSQDGRAGFSREDRLAQAKLFCRTLQDILADAPECQNNCRLIVYQEPADGSSFSLSQEILQHLRQEEREVTVGSAETSVVATSSTLSQDPQLLISGMEQPLPLRSDVF; encoded by the exons ATGCCTCACTCCAGCCTGCACCCGTCCATCCCACAGCCCAGGGGTCACAGGGCCCAGAAGGCAGCCTTGGTCCTGCTGAGTGCCTGCCTGGCAGCCCTCTGGGGGCTAGGGGAGCCGCCAGACCACATTCTCCACTGGCTGGTACTCCACCTGGCCTCACTGCAGCTGGGGCTGCTGTTGAAGCGTGCCTGCAGTCTGGCGGAAGAGCTGTGCCACATCCACTCCAG GTACCAGAGCAGCTACTGGAGGGCTGTGCAGGCCTGCCTGGGCTGCCCCATCCGCGGTGGGACCCTGCTGTTACTGTCCTGCTATTTCTACTACTCCCTCCCAAACAAAAATGGCCTGTCCTTCATTTGGATGCTTGCCCTCCTGGGCCTCTCACAGGCACTGAACATCCTCCTGGGCTTCCAG GGCCTGGCCCCAGCTGAGGTCTCTGTAATCTGTGAGGAAAACAACTTCAACGTCGCCCATGGGCTGGCATGGTCATATTATACTGGGTACCTGCGGCTGATCCTGCCAG GGCTCCGGGCCCGGATCCAAGTTTACAATCAGCTCCACAACAACGTACTATGCGGCGCAGGGAGCCATCGGCTGCACATCCTCTTCCCATTGGATTGTGGGGTGCCTGACGACCTGAGTGTGGCTGACCCCAACATTTGCTTCCTGCATGAGCTGCCCCAGCAAAGTGCTGACCGTGCTGGCATCAAGGGTCGGGTTTACACCAACAGTGTCTATCGGCTTCTGGAGAACGGGCAGCCG GCAGGCGCCTGTGTCCTGGAGTATGCCACCCCCTTGCAGACCCTGTTTGCCATGTCACAGGATGGCCGAGCTGGCTTTAGCCGGGAAGATCGGCTTGCGCAGGCCAAACTCTTCTGCCGGACACTTCAAGACATCCTGGCAGATGCCCCTGAGTGTCAGAACAACTGTCGCCTCATTGTCTACCAGG AACCTGCAGATGGAAGCAGCTTCTCCCTGTCACAGGAGATTCTCCAGCACCTGcggcaggaggaaagggaggttACTGTGGGCAGCGCGGAGACCTCGGTGGTGGCCACTTCCTCCACTCTGTCCCAAGACCCCCAGCTCCTCATCAGTGGCATGGAACAGCCTCTCCCACTCCGCTCGGATGTCTTCTGA
- the STING1 gene encoding stimulator of interferon genes protein isoform X3 has product MLALLGLSQALNILLGFQGLAPAEVSVICEENNFNVAHGLAWSYYTGYLRLILPGLRARIQVYNQLHNNVLCGAGSHRLHILFPLDCGVPDDLSVADPNICFLHELPQQSADRAGIKGRVYTNSVYRLLENGQPAGACVLEYATPLQTLFAMSQDGRAGFSREDRLAQAKLFCRTLQDILADAPECQNNCRLIVYQEPADGSSFSLSQEILQHLRQEEREVTVGSAETSVVATSSTLSQDPQLLISGMEQPLPLRSDVF; this is encoded by the exons ATGCTTGCCCTCCTGGGCCTCTCACAGGCACTGAACATCCTCCTGGGCTTCCAG GGCCTGGCCCCAGCTGAGGTCTCTGTAATCTGTGAGGAAAACAACTTCAACGTCGCCCATGGGCTGGCATGGTCATATTATACTGGGTACCTGCGGCTGATCCTGCCAG GGCTCCGGGCCCGGATCCAAGTTTACAATCAGCTCCACAACAACGTACTATGCGGCGCAGGGAGCCATCGGCTGCACATCCTCTTCCCATTGGATTGTGGGGTGCCTGACGACCTGAGTGTGGCTGACCCCAACATTTGCTTCCTGCATGAGCTGCCCCAGCAAAGTGCTGACCGTGCTGGCATCAAGGGTCGGGTTTACACCAACAGTGTCTATCGGCTTCTGGAGAACGGGCAGCCG GCAGGCGCCTGTGTCCTGGAGTATGCCACCCCCTTGCAGACCCTGTTTGCCATGTCACAGGATGGCCGAGCTGGCTTTAGCCGGGAAGATCGGCTTGCGCAGGCCAAACTCTTCTGCCGGACACTTCAAGACATCCTGGCAGATGCCCCTGAGTGTCAGAACAACTGTCGCCTCATTGTCTACCAGG AACCTGCAGATGGAAGCAGCTTCTCCCTGTCACAGGAGATTCTCCAGCACCTGcggcaggaggaaagggaggttACTGTGGGCAGCGCGGAGACCTCGGTGGTGGCCACTTCCTCCACTCTGTCCCAAGACCCCCAGCTCCTCATCAGTGGCATGGAACAGCCTCTCCCACTCCGCTCGGATGTCTTCTGA
- the SMIM33 gene encoding small integral membrane protein 33 encodes MHQAGHYPWLSPAVNSSAEQEPQKQLPKVLSGTWEPPRGDGLPLLSVIVAVFVLLAVCIVVVVHFGPRLHHGHATLSREPSVPKPEGGIYLIHWRVLDPPDSHEDAWPGPPVSGFCLVPDGPRLSTDEVTYL; translated from the exons ATGCACCAG GCTGGCCACTATCCCTGGCTTTCTCCAGCTGTGAACAGCTCAGCAGAGCAGGAACCCCAGAAGCAACTCCCAAAGGTGCTCAGCGGGACCTGGGAACCACCTCGAGGGGACGGGCTGCCCCTGCTCTCTGTCATCGTCGCTGTCTTTGTCCTGCTGGCAGTCTGTATCGTGGTGGTAGTCCACTTTGGGCCAAGGCTACACCACGGCCATGCCACTCTCTCCAGAGAACCATCAGTCCCAAAGCCAGAGGGTGGCATCTACCTCATCCACTGGCGAGTGCTGGACCCTCCAGACAGTCACGAAGATGCCTGGCCAGGACCTCCTGTCTCTGGCTTCTGCCTTGTGCCAGATGGGCCTAGGCTCAGCACTGATGAAGTCACATACCTGTAG